A region of the Sardina pilchardus chromosome 3, fSarPil1.1, whole genome shotgun sequence genome:
ctatctctatcatcTTCATTGtcttcatcatcgtcatcatctctCCCCTGTTGTGTTGCtaagctctttctctcccttctctttttcctcctcttgactcctcctcctcctcctcctcctcttcgtccctCCTGTCTCCCAGGCTGCCCGGGTCCGGAACCACACGCAGCCAGAGGAGAAGCTGGGGCCCTTGCTGCTCCTGGGGGTGAGCTACCAGGCCAGGGTGAGGGTGAGGCCCATGGCGACTGCCGAAAAGAACTCCTACCAGAGCACATGGAGTGACTGGGGTCCGGTACTCACCTGGACATCTGACGTGGGAGATCCGCCACCAGCCCCACCTCTCCAACGTATAACAGCCACTACTGCACATTTTTACCAGCACTTAATTTAttactactgtaatttcctgtgtattagccgtatTGTGTAtgagccacaggacagtgttttatgcaagctaaaagaaacaaaaccatattagtgCCATATTaactgtgtattaacctcatagttgaagaaatttggcaaaatcaagGTATAAGCCATGGCtcatagttgggaaattacagtactgCTACAatttatattgttattattattattattattattattattattattattattattaatgataATTATTGCtattaatattatttatttggtATTAGTGTGTATAACAAGGTGTGCAGGTGCTTGACAGATGCTAATAGTAAAACTTTGTGACACTAtttggtgtgtttatgtgtgtgtgtgtgtgtgcccatctcAGATCTGCCTATCCCGGTCAAGAAAATTAGCCTACTGTGTGGGGGACTCTGTTTGGTTGTAGCGATGACACTGTGTTGCAGCAAAAAAGTCCGCACGTTGAGCCGGTGAGTCTCTCTCCCTATTATTACCCCCTCCCCCGCTCTTGCCCCAGGACCCTAATCACCaactcaattaaattcaatttaattcactttattcatccccaggGGGCAATTAAATAGCACAGAGATCAGTATGTTCCACATACAGTGCttcatcaataaataaataagtaaataactAGTataggggagggggaggagagatgagtgCATCAGAACCAAATCCATCAAGCGTATTAAAGCTGACCTTGAGCTGAAGACAGTGCCTTGAATAAAAGGCCATGTCTCCCTGATCTCATTCCCACAGCTGCAACAGGTTCAAGATGAAGAGCCAGCACGTCCCAGACCCGTCCAGATACTTCCAGCCACTCCACGCCGTTCACGGAGGGGACTTCCAGGTAGGCCGGCCGACGCCATCTTCAGCAAGTCGCTTGGCTCTCAGAAGCACCTGGGGCTCTAATTTGTATCAGAGTCACACCTGCACAATGCAATGTGTTAATATCAGTCCAAGAGTAACTAATGGTGTGtgtcatttcagtgtgtgtgtgtgtgtgtctgtgtgtgtgtgtatgtgtgtgtgtgtgtgtgcatgcgtgcgtgcgtacgtgtgtgtgcgtgtgtgtgcgtgtgtgtgcgtgcctgcatgtgtattttgtattttaccACAGATAGTACTCTGCTCTTGCTAGGAAATGAAAGCTATGTGGTTTGTCTGTACCGTCCAACTTTACCCGTTTACTGATGCcaacacgcgtgcacacacacacacacacacacacacacacacacacacgcatacacccgTGACAAGCacccacaaaaacaaatatacCATTCCAAGAAACTCTTGCGGTTGAGGCTTAGGTGGGTCAGGTGCTTGGCGAGACACACTTACACCTCACACCTCGTTCTCGAGTCCATTTTCGAAACctctcatctttttttcttctccctctttttctctcctctccctcatctgtTCATCACTGAAAACCGCCCccatcctgctctctctttctttctcactctctctgtctctccatatgATTGTGTCTTATTTCCCCCCTTTCTTCACATATTATCGcgtagttgttttttttttcattcaaattTCTTTTATCATCCTGTATTCCGCAGAGGTGGCTGAGCCCCATGTTTGGCCCCGAGTCTTTTGCTGCCACCCAGCCCGCAGACAGCATCTCCCCTGTGGAGGTGGCACCGATGCTGTACACCGAGCCCTACCTGGCCCCGGGCACCTTTATGCCCATGCAGGGCAAGAGTGGCGAGGCCTGGACAGGCAGTGGTCAGTCCTCTTGCTACTCCAACATGGGTTACTTCTACACCGAGTCCCGGCCCGGCCATAGGCAGATCGAGTCCTGCCCGATCTACTTCACGTACCCGCCCGAGGCTGGCGGGAACGCGCCCAAAGCTGACACGTCCGGGACCTCCGGGACCTCCGGGACATCCGGGACCTCGTACGAGCGACTGCAGCAGATTCCGCAGTTCCGTTTCGCGGGAGCTCCAGACCTCCACAATCCCCAGGGGGAACCGCTGAGTCCAGATTCGGGATTTGGGGTGgaggtgagtgagggaggggggatgaaggaggaggaggaggaggaggaagaggaggaggaggaggagttgaaGAGGCAGAAAGAGGAGCACAGCTTCGCTGTGCGTCTCCAAAGCTTAGGAATTCCCATTCCCATTGAGGCCTCTTTAAGCTTCCCTATAAGACCCCCTGAGCTGATGTCAACCATCATGGAGTGTGAAGATACTGCTCCTGTAACAACGTGCATTTACACCCCTTCACCACTAGAGGCCAGCCTGGCCAGATCAGCCTCTATGATAATCCAGCCTTGTGGCAGTGGGTATCTGACAGTAAAAGAAATGCAAAATACCTGTAGCAACAAGTCCATCTAGGAGCATTACATCACAGGCTTTGAGCCAGCAATGCCATTACATGCGTCGGAACATTGTCTTTAGCTACTTAGTGCTAAGGAATGCTTCCTTGGAGTAATTGATTTGCATTAACATATTAGACCTCTGAGGTCcgtataaggagatccggtatcttatgatttttcctatgggataATAGCGTGGGGATTTTTAATTATTAACGCTGTTAAACTGTTGTTAACGCTGTTAAACGAAGAAGTCTGAAATACTGAAGTTTTGCTCTACACACTTTTTTCCGTTTGTCTTGAAGTGGATGCTAACTTGCtgtgcaacttgccataggcaattagcttcaattaacacccggatctccttataggCAAGGATGAGCTTTGGGTACATTTATGTAAgggaacttcagaggtcttagctttgtgtacagtatgtcttacgaaacacttactgtacatgtatcaCTTTTGCCGCTATGTACGTACTGGTCTCCTCATTACATGGCACGTCACAATAGAAAGTTATCATCCATGCAttgacaacatacagtatactaaaTGTTATCTGTAACAtttgcagtgttgggaagtaACAGAATACACGTAGCCTATTCCGGATTCCGGATTTAAATGCAGTTACAATTTAAATGGGTGTTACTCTGAAAAGTTACATCGATACATTTAAAAGATTATATTTTAAGTCATAACATGTAGGCCAAGGCTTTTCAAACTCAAAGGGAAAATATTTGTTTAACCACACCATGTAGCCATGTTTATGTCTCAAATTggctcctttgtctttccctttCTGTTTATAGCCTATTGATAGCCTACATGAAAAACCTCTCAGGAAATTAAGAATGTAaaattagttttgttttgtcagCATAGGCTATTATAGATTTGTTTTTGCGAAAAGGCATAACGCCCCTTGTGCTGTTGAAATTAATTTGaacatgtttgtttactttgtttgAGATTTGGTAGCCTTTTAGTCAATGTGCAGACAAGCACCTCTGTCGTAGGTTCTTTGACACAAGAATGTTCACAGTGTTAAATATCCTCATTGTAAATCAGATTGTGAGTTGTTGTTGACATTATGGGCCAACTTCACGTAACCTCACATGACTGTTTCATCCACCACTGCTAACACGATATGATGCACTCTTGACGTAATATATTAAGTATTCAAAATACATTACTCGCTTTAAGTAATCTATTGGAAAACAGTGCAAAATACATTTTAGGGCATGTATTCTGtagtgcagtggttctcaaacttttttacaatgagtaccacctcagagaacaattgactctACAAGTGCCACCATCATGACCAGCATTAGAATATACGGTAGCGTaggagtaccacaacagagagtccgcgCACCACCAGTGGTatccgtaccacagtttgagaaccactgctgtagtggaatgcatttgaaaagTAACCTTCCCGACACTGAACATTtgcgcacatacagtatcaccaGCAGAATTGTTCAGTTTAGCACACTCTAcaaaggcctgtttacatttcCAGTCAAACATGGCTTACCTCACTAGATATTTACAATATTTACTATAGGCGATGTCAGTTCTCTTACTATCGCTTTTCGCCTTGACTTTTCCCTATAGCTTGTTCACTGACAGGCTGTCACTGTGACAGCCACATGGCCAAGTCATGGCTCTGTTATGTGGCGCTGTTGCACCTAGAGTGAGTTCTATGATTGAGTGACAACTGGTTTTCCAGCCTCTCTTGAGATTTATGGGTGTTTAGATACTAGCTGCAGTTTGCATGCACATGGTATTGAATTAGCACAATGATTATGCTACTAATTAAATAAACTTAAGCCTTAACCTGCTTGTGCCTTCAGCCTTTAAGTATATTGCCTGTTGTGTAGGTCAGTGGTTCCTTACTGGTCTGGCTTTGGGACCCACAATATCCCATGTTCATTAAGTCACAACCCATATATTAGTTTTTAGCAATCAAAGCAATGGATACTGACTACTCTAGTACCATGGGGGTCCCATAGCACAGCTGAGATGGCtacttctgtatgtgtgtgtgtgtgtgtgtgtgtgtgtgtgtgcgtatgtgctcAAAATCCAGGGCTGTGAGGCTCTCACAGCACAAAAAAGGAAGCAACTTTTTTTTTGATGACTTTTTGGGAAATACCAGGGGGTAAATTCACCTGAGAGTCACTCTCTCCGGCAGAATCGAGTTCCTTATGTAGGGATTGGGAGTTTATAGTCATGTCAACGCACTTGAGAGGTTCTCTCTATTCAGAATTGAGCTCCCTTTCTCCTACTTGTGCTTAATGTGGTCGGTTCATAGAGAAAGTTCAGAGCTACATTGCAGAAGTTGGTCTGCCACGATGGTTAAAGAGGGGTTTAAAGTTCCTTTTACGGAGGTTTGTCTGCCAACAGAGGGAAGTTAAAGGTCCTTCTTACAGATATGTTAGGCAAATATTAAGCTCTATTAACGAATTAGGTACAGTTTACTAATacatttgtatatatatatacaatgtTCCCTATCCTCACTTGTGTGTTTTACAGAAAATGAAGGGGGAAATGTATGCATATTGATAGAAATGGAATGTTGCTCTCCATATAAATTCTGTTTGATTGGAGAACAATATATGGAGACATTTCTAGCTATCACAGCCACCACTCACAACTGTGAGAGGATCACTTTCAAAACATGAGCATACCCAGCAACAAagaaaaatatagccgcaagcggcgatggcgggcccgagcacctgcggtgcggagacctgtgaaatttcggaatctaacaaagcaacatgtgcgtggtggtgggcatgtgcatgagcaacacacatgcccaccaaatttggtcaattttcctgaatgtatgtgtcaaccacaacagacaacacgctaggtggcgttatagagtccctgaaccacaccctaggccagagctctatctgtgactatcgatagcaataacgcacaagcccaccaaatttggttcattttcgtgaatgagtgtgtcaaacacaacagacaatgcgctaggtggcgctatacagtctctaagacacacTTGGCCaaagtgctgtctctgaatagctatagcaataacacacatgcccaccaaatttggttcattttcctgaatgtatgcgtcaacaacaacacacaatctgctaggtggcgctatagtccctaagccacactctaggccagagctctgtttctgactagcaacagtaataacaaacaagctcaccaaatttgattcattttcgtgaatgtatgtcaaccacaacaggtaacacactaggtggcgctatagagtccctaagccacaccctcggccagagctctgtctctgaatagctataacaaaacacatgcccaccaaatttgattcatttttgtgaatgtttgtgtcaaccacaacagacaatgtgctaggtggcgctatagagtccttaagccacaccctagtccagagctctgtctctaactagcaaaaacaataacacacgagcccaccaaatttggttaattttcgtgaatgtttgtgtcaaccacaacagacaatgcgctaggtggcgctatagagtccttaagccacaccctaggccaaagctctgtctctgactaccgatagcaataacacacaagtccaccaaatttggttcattttcgtgaatgtatgtgtcaaccacaacagacaacgcactaggtggcgctatatagtccctatgccacaccctaggccaaagctctgtctctgactagccatagcaataagacacaagtccaccaaatttggttcatttttgtgaatgtttgtgtcaaccacaacagataacatgctgctaggtggcgctatagagtcccgaagccacaccttaggccagagctctgtctctgactagcaatagcaataacacacaagcacaccaaatttggttcattttcatcaatgtatgtgtcaaccacaacagactatgtgctaggtggcgctatagagttccttagccacaccctaggccaaagctctgtctctgactagtagtagcaataacacacaagtccaccaaatttggttcattttcgtgaatgtttgtgtcaaccacaacagataacatgctgctaggtggcgctatagagtcccaaagccacaccttaggccagagctctgtctctgactagcagaagcaattccacatgtagctgccaaattacatccaattcctaaccttttttctgcctataacaccaacttcctgtttcttaataaaacgccataattcaaaccttcgccatttcaatatacttcaaaaattcaaaaatctggtcgcaattcctatcgggcaacccctcaagatcattttagtgctgatatgacatgatttcgataaaccgtctaggagaagtatttcaaaatacgtgatgtgcaaaaatcataatcataatcataactcaaattcctctaagattcactatatagtttaaatgtaaaacttgttcagaatgatacaacacacatgtccaccaaatttggttcatttccgtgaatgtatgtgtcaaccacagtagacggcgcgctaggtggcgctatagagtccctgagccacaccctaggccacagctctgtgtctgagtatcaaatgcaattctacatatgccagctaaattgcaagagttttagagcatgccaagttggtgaaaaatgttactggtaagataattatactataataataataataagaataatctgagcaaaaacaatagggccttgcacctccggtgcagccactttcagtggccgcacctcggtgctcgggccctaactatcaaataaatacatgaataaataaaaacccCTGAATAATACAGGGTTTGATGTTTGCTTTTAAGGGTTTTGTATTttgcatcaaaaaacacacagtaACATCAATATGATGTTTtgattgtgttgtattgtgttttttCCTTGTAAATATTGACTTTgatttgtaatgtaatgtcatagCATTATACCATGAGCTGACTTGTACACAAACATGATATTAATAAAGGCTACTGAACTGTTTAACTTGAAATAGTTAGAAATACCTTCGCTGCTGAATTTAAGCAATTTAAGCATTGCAGTCACTGCACAGGCTCTAAATGAGCTCTGCTCAAAGACTGATAACACTGCGCTGTAATCCAATGCTACAGAAGACAAGCGTTTGAGGGaggaatactgtatgtttgtgtacagtatgttacgaGAAACAAGAAATGTGGTAGAACGTATTGCTCAAGGGAAAAATGATCTCTGACTTCCTTTGTTATCTTGATGATATTTACCCTGTTGTCCATATTGAAAGTCTGTATTATATTCATGAAAGTTCAATTGTATAACTTCAGTATGACTGTCTAAGGAGTAATCCCTTTGTAATTGTCATATATTTCTATGCTCAGTAAAGCTTTAAAGTGATAAAAACCTTGTTGTCAATATAGTATGTAATTGCGATGGCCTAATAAAATATTGGTAAGAATTAACATTCTTAatggtacagtaggctagaACTAGAAGTTATTTTGCACATATACCTGTAGAAAGACAGGAAGGgatttgacgtgtgtgtgtgtgtgtgtgtgtgtgtgtgtgtgtgtgtgtgtgtgt
Encoded here:
- the il2rb gene encoding interleukin-2 receptor subunit beta, producing MGGTWQSPLSPPPPHPPLPLLFLLLLLLLLARMTQQSQHQQEDLSCLNDFLGNISCVWNCSNKSEIAKDQCFLWAKFVTRRLNENALCELMSLGQDHCYKGCHLQFDNKRYSVTHKASLDVKCKGEVVESSLYLFFKHIKLQPPDMPSVAQGNLSWTAGAERPMLIYKYIYERQFKREDEPWEAARVRNHTQPEEKLGPLLLLGVSYQARVRVRPMATAEKNSYQSTWSDWGPVLTWTSDVGDPPPAPPLQHLPIPVKKISLLCGGLCLVVAMTLCCSKKVRTLSRCNRFKMKSQHVPDPSRYFQPLHAVHGGDFQRWLSPMFGPESFAATQPADSISPVEVAPMLYTEPYLAPGTFMPMQGKSGEAWTGSGQSSCYSNMGYFYTESRPGHRQIESCPIYFTYPPEAGGNAPKADTSGTSGTSGTSGTSYERLQQIPQFRFAGAPDLHNPQGEPLSPDSGFGVEVSEGGGMKEEEEEEEEEEEEELKRQKEEHSFAVRLQSLGIPIPIEASLSFPIRPPELMSTIMECEDTAPVTTCIYTPSPLEASLARSASMIIQPCGSGYLTVKEMQNTCSNKSI